From Acetobacteroides hydrogenigenes, one genomic window encodes:
- a CDS encoding cytochrome c biogenesis protein ResB: protein MPTKRKIWQAPWAYKEAAAFCIGLLAIGLFLQIAVGPISRAIFAFPYNIYLSIFFIALIGMAFIFANKSGMVRWLSATPTAITTILAFGFIVILMGLTPQHDTPRQESSEMLSLIGLDNITQTWYFAFLYLFLLTILTVTILKRGIPLKAKNIGFVLNHLGLWVVLVAGVLGSGDIARLKMTIYEGKVEWRASDAMGVIYEMPIAIQLNDFKIEEYPPKLYAIDTRTGDALPLSKPQFIAIEGKNAKGMIGRYAIETQRYIADAAPVKVDKFEHVYMPGTSPAAFIKAKTENSNTEKSGWVSSGSFAFPHKALYLNDTVGLVLKSPEPKKFESNVTIFTKDGKQFSTIIEVNKPFSVNGWKLYQLGYNDKEGKWSSYSTIELVKDPWLPVVYSGIVLLLLGSLTMFWNANKQNRAKHVE, encoded by the coding sequence ATGCCTACCAAAAGAAAGATATGGCAAGCCCCTTGGGCATACAAGGAAGCAGCAGCATTTTGCATCGGACTCTTAGCTATAGGGCTGTTCCTTCAAATCGCAGTAGGGCCGATAAGCCGAGCCATCTTTGCCTTCCCGTACAACATCTACTTAAGCATTTTTTTCATTGCTCTAATCGGGATGGCATTTATCTTCGCCAACAAAAGCGGCATGGTTCGCTGGTTATCGGCAACGCCAACCGCCATAACCACCATCCTAGCATTCGGCTTTATTGTAATTCTAATGGGGCTAACGCCTCAACACGATACTCCGCGACAAGAATCTTCGGAAATGCTGAGCCTAATTGGGCTCGACAACATCACCCAAACCTGGTACTTTGCATTTCTTTATTTATTCCTACTTACCATTCTAACCGTTACGATTCTAAAAAGAGGCATCCCCCTAAAAGCAAAGAATATTGGATTTGTGCTCAACCATCTTGGCCTATGGGTAGTGCTTGTTGCCGGCGTTTTAGGTAGCGGTGATATAGCAAGGCTGAAGATGACCATATACGAGGGAAAGGTAGAATGGCGAGCAAGCGATGCTATGGGCGTGATTTACGAAATGCCCATCGCCATCCAATTAAACGATTTCAAGATAGAGGAATATCCCCCAAAACTATACGCCATTGACACCCGAACGGGCGATGCGCTTCCTTTGAGTAAACCTCAATTCATCGCAATTGAAGGGAAGAACGCCAAAGGAATGATTGGCCGCTACGCTATCGAAACGCAGCGGTACATTGCAGATGCAGCACCCGTTAAAGTCGACAAGTTCGAGCACGTTTACATGCCCGGAACCTCACCTGCAGCATTCATCAAGGCAAAAACGGAGAATTCCAACACCGAAAAATCGGGATGGGTGAGCAGCGGCAGCTTTGCATTTCCCCATAAAGCATTATACCTGAACGATACCGTGGGGCTGGTACTTAAAAGCCCAGAACCCAAAAAGTTTGAATCGAACGTCACCATTTTCACCAAAGACGGGAAGCAGTTTAGCACAATAATCGAGGTTAATAAGCCTTTTTCTGTTAACGGATGGAAGCTTTACCAGCTGGGATATAACGACAAGGAAGGAAAGTGGTCTTCGTACAGCACCATTGAACTAGTTAAAGATCCATGGCTCCCTGTTGTTTATTCGGGAATCGTGCTTCTACTCCTCGGTTCGCTAACCATGTTCTGGAATGCAAACAAGCAAAATAGGGCAAAACATGTGGAATAG
- the ccsA gene encoding cytochrome c biogenesis protein CcsA — protein sequence MWNSFIYFASAAIAFWLLGILFSYKQKRTTASTLIYTIGTLTIGLFIVTLWMELERPPMRTLGETRLLYTLFAPLIGAIIYFRWGYRWILSYSTMMAVVFIIINLAKPETHSKELMPALQSPWFIPHVVVYIFSYALLGASSLVALYGIYARYRQQFDEKLLYVADNLVYVGYSFLTMGLIFGALWAKEAWGHYWTWDPKETWAFITWLGYLTYIHLRYQHRNRVDAALWSLAAAFVILLICWFGISYLPSAQNSIHIYNQ from the coding sequence ATGTGGAATAGTTTTATATACTTTGCTTCAGCAGCAATAGCCTTTTGGCTTTTAGGAATCCTCTTCTCCTACAAACAAAAGAGAACAACAGCCTCAACCCTGATTTACACCATCGGGACACTTACGATTGGCCTTTTCATCGTAACCCTTTGGATGGAACTGGAACGTCCCCCGATGCGCACCTTAGGAGAAACCCGCTTATTGTACACCCTATTCGCCCCGCTTATTGGTGCAATCATCTACTTCCGATGGGGCTACCGATGGATACTCTCCTACAGCACCATGATGGCGGTTGTATTTATCATCATTAATCTTGCAAAGCCCGAAACGCATAGCAAGGAGCTGATGCCAGCGCTTCAAAGCCCGTGGTTTATACCTCACGTGGTTGTCTACATCTTTTCGTATGCCCTGCTTGGAGCCTCATCACTTGTGGCATTGTACGGCATATACGCTCGATATAGACAGCAGTTTGACGAGAAGCTGCTTTACGTTGCCGACAACCTTGTTTACGTAGGATACTCGTTTTTAACCATGGGCTTGATTTTCGGCGCACTTTGGGCAAAAGAGGCATGGGGCCACTACTGGACTTGGGATCCCAAAGAAACGTGGGCTTTTATTACATGGCTCGGATATCTAACCTACATCCATCTTCGTTACCAGCATCGTAATAGAGTTGATGCCGCGCTTTGGTCGCTCGCGGCTGCATTTGTTATCCTTCTGATTTGCTGGTTTGGCATAAGCTACCTACCATCGGCACAAAACAGCATCCATATCTATAACCAATAA
- a CDS encoding NAD+ synthase, which translates to MKIALAQLNYHVNNFEANTTKILENIAKAKADGADLVVFSELAVCGYPPHDLLERREFVERCEIAIMQIVANSFGIAVIVGAPSVNPYEKGKMLFNSAYFIADGEIKHIAHKTLLPTYDIFDEYRYFEPNCEFNIVEYKGKRLAITICEDLWDDQPISNRFGKNQLYRTSPMENLSKLNPDIVINIAASPFSHDKVEERLSVFLGNVRRYGLPVVYVNQVGANTDLIFDGSSMVLSSDGELCEALKSFEEDYRVINTNNLKPDHFEKTSSIERIRQALVLGIRDYFAKMNFKTAVLGLSGGIDSALVLALAAEAIGAENVRVLMMPSRYSSDHSVNDAVEQAKRMGVKYDIVTIEEGFKAFESMLAPIFGDLPLNVAEENIQARIRGTLLMGVSNKFGNLLLNTTNKSEAAVGYGTLYGDMNGSMSILGDVYKTQVYELAKLINKDKEIIPVNVLTKAPSAELRPDQKDTDSLPDYDVLDDILFRYIERQDDEQAIAAAGYSPEVVRKVVRLVNMNEYKRFQFAPVLRVSSKAFGFGRKMPLVFRF; encoded by the coding sequence ATGAAGATAGCACTTGCCCAGCTCAACTATCACGTAAATAATTTCGAAGCAAATACAACCAAGATTTTAGAGAACATCGCCAAAGCGAAAGCCGATGGTGCCGATTTGGTTGTTTTCTCTGAGCTAGCCGTGTGCGGTTACCCTCCACACGATTTACTAGAGCGCCGCGAGTTTGTAGAGCGCTGCGAGATTGCTATTATGCAGATCGTTGCCAACTCTTTTGGCATCGCAGTGATTGTTGGTGCGCCCAGCGTTAACCCCTACGAGAAGGGGAAGATGCTCTTCAACAGCGCCTACTTTATTGCCGACGGCGAAATCAAGCACATCGCTCACAAAACGCTTCTACCTACCTACGATATCTTCGACGAGTACCGCTACTTTGAGCCAAACTGCGAGTTTAACATTGTAGAGTACAAGGGAAAGCGTTTAGCCATTACCATTTGCGAAGATTTGTGGGACGATCAGCCCATCAGCAACCGTTTTGGTAAAAATCAGCTCTACCGAACCTCTCCAATGGAGAATCTTTCGAAGCTAAACCCCGACATTGTTATCAACATTGCCGCCTCGCCCTTCTCGCACGACAAGGTAGAGGAACGGCTCTCCGTATTTCTTGGCAACGTTCGTCGCTACGGGCTTCCGGTTGTTTACGTAAACCAGGTAGGCGCCAACACCGACTTGATATTCGACGGCTCATCGATGGTTCTCTCTTCCGATGGCGAGCTATGCGAAGCCCTAAAGTCATTTGAAGAGGACTATAGGGTTATCAACACCAATAATCTTAAGCCAGATCACTTCGAAAAGACATCTTCCATCGAGCGAATTCGTCAAGCCCTTGTGCTAGGCATACGCGACTACTTCGCTAAGATGAACTTTAAGACCGCAGTTCTTGGTCTTTCGGGGGGAATCGATTCGGCGCTTGTGCTTGCCCTTGCCGCCGAAGCCATAGGAGCAGAAAACGTTCGCGTGCTAATGATGCCTTCGAGATACTCTTCCGATCACTCGGTAAATGATGCTGTGGAGCAGGCAAAACGAATGGGCGTTAAGTACGATATCGTTACCATCGAGGAAGGATTTAAGGCGTTCGAAAGCATGCTAGCTCCGATCTTTGGCGATCTTCCATTAAACGTTGCCGAAGAGAATATCCAAGCGCGCATTAGAGGAACGCTGCTCATGGGAGTATCCAACAAGTTCGGCAATCTTCTACTCAACACCACCAATAAAAGCGAGGCTGCCGTTGGATACGGTACGCTTTACGGCGATATGAACGGATCGATGTCGATTCTTGGTGATGTTTACAAGACACAGGTTTACGAGCTGGCAAAGCTTATCAACAAGGACAAGGAGATTATTCCAGTTAACGTACTAACTAAAGCGCCTTCGGCAGAGCTTCGTCCCGACCAAAAGGATACAGATTCGCTGCCCGACTACGACGTTCTCGACGACATCCTATTTAGATATATCGAAAGACAGGACGATGAGCAGGCAATTGCGGCTGCTGGATACAGCCCCGAAGTCGTTCGCAAGGTGGTTCGATTGGTAAACATGAACGAGTATAAGCGATTCCAGTTTGCCCCAGTCCTTCGCGTTTCGTCGAAAGCTTTTGGCTTTGGAAGAAAGATGCCACTGGTGTTCAGGTTTTAA
- a CDS encoding PD-(D/E)XK nuclease family protein, giving the protein MTSFLSDLARTLYQKHGDNIHKLTIVFPSRRARYYFSRALAQLIKQPTWQPRYVGIDEFIHGHTSLRVADSYRLIIELYRAFADVKKTNETFDQFYFWGEALLNDFDAIDKYMVEPDQLFRNLAAEKELTDDLSFLTDEQREIIASFWKAFEAKESQQNEYQSQFLSVWEALLPIYRQFNQRLREQGLAYSGMIYRDMAQNLRNGEELFADAEHTVFAGFNALNRCEQVLFDYMRKRNAEFYYDYDSYYVKSKEQEAGLFLRKNLEMFPEAKNLNPKNLFSKGKKEVAIVATPSDTIQAKYAAQLAMDIVARGGKAEQTAIVFTDETLLTPVLSAISYSDEGSTSPQIETVNVTMGYPLTITPVYSLIEHVLSLYRTLKSNDDGVFFYHKDVSAIVSHQLLKGLGIEEFENVRKQIKEENQIFLSQSRLCQLPLIGPIFSIEASSNKQKEGKVSYQRLSAALIDILEQLLDRENAKSDEQSEHYVEFINTTLVALRKLHTALVREAMDISLQVYVSLVRKALSGIRIPFEGFPVAGLQLMGILETRNLDFENVIILSLNDDRFPAVAQQPSFVPYNIKRAFGMPTYEQQEAMYAYYFYRLLQRAGNIHLLYNTKADERSTGEMSRFLQQLKFESGLDITEQTIGYSLGFKTSPAITIEKTPEVMEILNQYVDGSRRRGLSPSAISSYLTCRLKFYFNYIADVKEQEDVEEDISNQIFGKILHEAMDVIYQQLGKESIAANELEALLNDQPRIEKVIDDAFAKEFIRSEEGKSLLKMNGKFLLVKRVVTTYIRGILKYDLELIKQGSSLAMVSLEEPMAAMHPFTVDGQTRSIFLKGRLDRVDRLNGITRIVDYKTGAYKGKNEFAGFEKMFVGKDTSKYSGSMQTFLYSLMYDISKKGEVKNIKPALYFVRGIQTNDFEPSLALKEGKNKPTIIENFFDYKDEYVSFLDNALAELFGSSQPFDQTGDPAQMCQKYCPYNVICKR; this is encoded by the coding sequence ATGACCTCGTTCCTCTCCGATTTGGCTCGCACGCTTTACCAAAAGCATGGAGATAACATCCATAAGCTAACCATTGTGTTCCCTTCGCGAAGGGCTCGTTACTACTTCTCGCGGGCTTTAGCCCAGCTGATAAAGCAACCAACGTGGCAGCCGCGGTATGTTGGCATCGACGAGTTTATTCATGGACATACGTCGCTGCGAGTTGCCGATAGCTACCGGCTTATCATCGAGCTGTACCGTGCTTTTGCCGATGTGAAGAAGACTAATGAGACTTTCGATCAGTTTTACTTCTGGGGCGAGGCGCTGCTCAACGATTTCGACGCCATAGATAAGTATATGGTGGAGCCCGATCAGCTTTTCCGCAACCTTGCCGCCGAAAAGGAGCTTACCGACGACCTTTCGTTCCTTACCGACGAGCAACGCGAGATCATTGCTTCGTTTTGGAAGGCGTTTGAGGCGAAAGAGAGCCAGCAGAACGAGTATCAGAGCCAGTTTTTATCGGTTTGGGAGGCGCTTTTGCCCATCTACCGACAGTTTAATCAGCGTTTGCGCGAGCAGGGGCTTGCCTACTCGGGGATGATATACCGCGACATGGCGCAAAATCTAAGAAACGGAGAGGAGCTATTCGCTGATGCCGAGCATACCGTGTTTGCGGGCTTCAACGCATTGAATAGGTGCGAGCAGGTGCTGTTCGACTACATGCGTAAGCGCAATGCGGAGTTCTACTACGACTACGACTCGTACTACGTTAAGAGTAAGGAGCAGGAGGCAGGGCTTTTCCTTCGTAAGAACCTCGAAATGTTCCCGGAGGCAAAGAATCTCAACCCAAAGAATCTATTTAGCAAGGGGAAAAAGGAGGTTGCCATTGTTGCTACACCGTCGGACACGATACAAGCGAAGTATGCGGCGCAGCTGGCAATGGATATCGTTGCACGCGGAGGCAAAGCGGAGCAAACTGCCATCGTTTTCACCGACGAAACGCTACTTACCCCGGTACTTTCTGCCATTTCGTACAGCGACGAGGGCTCTACATCGCCACAAATCGAAACGGTGAACGTTACGATGGGCTATCCGCTAACGATTACGCCCGTTTACTCGCTTATCGAGCACGTTTTGTCGCTGTACAGAACGCTTAAGTCGAACGATGATGGCGTTTTCTTCTACCATAAGGACGTTTCGGCGATTGTTAGCCACCAGCTGCTTAAAGGTTTGGGCATAGAGGAGTTCGAAAACGTCCGTAAGCAGATCAAGGAGGAGAATCAGATATTCCTTTCGCAAAGTAGGCTCTGCCAGCTGCCGCTTATCGGACCTATTTTTTCGATAGAGGCATCATCTAACAAGCAAAAGGAGGGAAAAGTAAGCTACCAGCGGCTATCGGCAGCCCTTATAGACATACTGGAGCAACTTTTGGACCGGGAGAACGCCAAAAGCGACGAGCAATCGGAGCACTACGTCGAGTTTATCAACACTACGCTGGTAGCCCTACGCAAATTGCACACGGCTTTGGTGCGCGAGGCGATGGATATATCGCTACAGGTGTACGTTAGCTTGGTTAGGAAGGCGCTTAGCGGCATTCGCATTCCGTTCGAAGGCTTTCCGGTAGCAGGATTGCAGCTTATGGGGATCCTAGAAACGCGTAACCTCGACTTCGAGAACGTTATCATCCTATCTTTAAACGATGACCGCTTCCCGGCAGTAGCTCAGCAGCCATCTTTTGTCCCCTACAACATCAAAAGAGCCTTTGGCATGCCAACCTACGAGCAACAGGAGGCGATGTACGCCTACTACTTCTACCGTTTGCTGCAAAGGGCCGGCAATATTCACCTTTTGTACAACACTAAAGCCGATGAGCGAAGCACCGGCGAGATGAGCCGCTTCCTGCAGCAGCTTAAGTTCGAAAGCGGTCTCGATATCACCGAACAAACAATCGGCTACTCGTTAGGATTTAAGACATCGCCCGCTATTACCATCGAAAAGACGCCGGAAGTAATGGAAATCCTCAACCAGTACGTCGATGGAAGCCGCCGTAGAGGGCTTTCGCCAAGCGCCATATCGTCGTACCTCACCTGTAGGCTGAAGTTCTACTTCAACTACATCGCCGACGTAAAGGAACAGGAGGATGTGGAGGAGGATATCAGCAATCAGATCTTCGGTAAGATCCTTCACGAAGCGATGGATGTCATCTACCAGCAGCTTGGTAAGGAAAGCATCGCAGCCAACGAGCTGGAGGCGCTGCTTAACGACCAACCGCGCATCGAAAAGGTAATTGATGATGCATTTGCTAAAGAATTCATCCGAAGCGAAGAGGGTAAGTCGCTGCTTAAGATGAATGGCAAGTTCCTTTTGGTGAAAAGGGTCGTTACCACCTACATTCGGGGAATACTTAAGTACGATTTGGAGCTGATTAAGCAGGGTTCGTCGCTGGCAATGGTATCATTGGAAGAGCCAATGGCGGCAATGCATCCATTTACCGTCGATGGACAAACGCGAAGCATCTTCCTAAAAGGACGATTGGACCGAGTGGATCGGCTTAACGGCATTACCCGCATTGTAGACTACAAAACGGGAGCGTATAAGGGCAAAAACGAGTTTGCCGGATTCGAAAAGATGTTCGTCGGCAAGGATACCTCCAAGTATTCGGGCTCTATGCAGACGTTTTTATACTCGCTGATGTACGACATCAGCAAAAAGGGCGAGGTTAAGAACATTAAGCCAGCGCTCTACTTCGTTCGCGGCATCCAAACCAACGATTTCGAGCCATCGCTAGCCCTAAAGGAGGGGAAGAATAAGCCAACCATAATCGAAAACTTCTTCGACTACAAGGACGAATACGTTTCGTTCCTGGATAATGCCCTCGCGGAGCTCTTTGGTTCGTCTCAGCCCTTCGATCAGACCGGCGACCCGGCACAGATGTGCCAAAAGTACTGCCCGTATAACGTAATATGTAAGCGATAA
- a CDS encoding helix-turn-helix domain-containing protein: MLKLNLHRILTLRGIENPYSHLRSKGYQRHKITNLMQGKNATVNLEELEYLCEAYGCTPNDLLEWTPSKKNENNESHPLQPLRRSKMPVSIYKIIETLPPDRLEELERYILEKDGK; the protein is encoded by the coding sequence ATGCTAAAGCTGAATCTTCATCGCATTCTTACGCTACGGGGCATAGAGAATCCGTATAGCCATCTTCGAAGCAAAGGATACCAGCGCCATAAGATTACCAACCTCATGCAAGGGAAAAATGCAACCGTCAATCTCGAAGAGCTCGAGTACCTATGCGAAGCTTACGGCTGTACTCCCAACGATTTGCTCGAGTGGACTCCATCTAAGAAGAACGAGAACAACGAAAGCCATCCCCTACAACCACTACGCCGCAGCAAAATGCCTGTATCCATCTACAAAATCATCGAAACTCTGCCTCCCGATAGACTGGAGGAGCTGGAGAGGTATATACTTGAGAAGGATGGGAAGTAA
- a CDS encoding endonuclease domain-containing protein, whose product MLGFDFTRQKPIDSYIVDFFCSKLMLAIEIDGYSHQLEEVYAKDVENSRRLEELGIKLLRFQDVEVFQNTKGVLQVIENTVIELSSIAD is encoded by the coding sequence ATGTTAGGCTTCGATTTTACTCGGCAAAAGCCCATTGATAGCTATATCGTCGATTTCTTCTGTAGTAAGCTCATGCTCGCCATAGAAATTGACGGGTACTCGCATCAGTTGGAAGAGGTATATGCAAAGGATGTCGAAAATAGTAGACGTTTAGAGGAACTTGGAATTAAGCTACTCCGCTTTCAAGATGTTGAGGTGTTTCAAAATACTAAAGGTGTTCTGCAGGTAATTGAGAATACCGTTATAGAATTAAGTTCTATCGCTGATTAA
- a CDS encoding lysine exporter LysO family protein, whose product MKGSAIVLSVFVVGMLLAYFGVLPAIMAQYDLSTIALYFLMFMVGVSIGADEHVVAILRSVSFKIVLVPIGVVVGTTIGALLVSFIVKGIDTKNVLAIGSGFGYYSLSSIFIGKISGNQMGVVALLANMIRELSTLMLAPLYVRLFGRLAPVAAAGATSMDTCLPVIMRYSGKEVAIIALFSGIALTIVVPFLVVFILSL is encoded by the coding sequence ATGAAGGGAAGCGCTATTGTTCTATCCGTTTTCGTTGTGGGGATGCTGCTCGCCTACTTTGGGGTTCTTCCTGCTATCATGGCTCAGTACGACCTGAGCACCATCGCTCTCTACTTCCTGATGTTTATGGTGGGCGTAAGCATTGGTGCCGACGAGCATGTGGTTGCCATACTTAGGTCGGTCAGCTTTAAGATTGTTCTCGTTCCCATTGGTGTGGTGGTGGGCACAACCATCGGAGCCCTGCTGGTATCCTTTATTGTTAAAGGGATTGATACCAAGAACGTGCTGGCGATAGGTTCGGGCTTCGGCTACTACAGCCTGTCGAGCATTTTTATTGGTAAGATTAGCGGCAATCAAATGGGGGTTGTGGCCTTACTGGCTAACATGATCCGCGAGCTCTCTACGCTTATGCTTGCACCTCTCTACGTTCGCCTCTTTGGACGATTGGCTCCCGTTGCAGCAGCCGGGGCTACCTCTATGGATACCTGCCTTCCGGTTATCATGAGGTACTCGGGAAAGGAGGTTGCCATTATCGCCCTCTTTAGCGGTATTGCGCTAACCATAGTGGTTCCGTTTCTGGTGGTGTTTATTTTGTCGCTGTAG
- a CDS encoding LysO family transporter codes for MLAVIILFTVGFLVGFLVKRWIKSTKPIERLVTIAIWLLIFILGTNVGFNTVVMSNLHTLGLWALIIAAGSIAGSIAVVAIIQRYIYKGRS; via the coding sequence ATGCTTGCTGTTATTATACTTTTTACGGTTGGATTCCTAGTCGGATTTCTTGTAAAGCGTTGGATTAAATCTACCAAGCCCATCGAGAGGCTAGTGACAATCGCCATTTGGCTTCTGATCTTTATTCTTGGAACCAATGTTGGCTTTAATACTGTTGTGATGAGCAACCTGCATACCTTGGGCTTGTGGGCGTTGATTATTGCTGCAGGATCTATTGCCGGAAGTATCGCCGTTGTTGCCATTATTCAGCGCTACATTTATAAGGGGAGGAGCTAA
- a CDS encoding TetR/AcrR family transcriptional regulator: MRSKKLYYIDLVSKVILDSTSVNLKVEEIAASIGVSKKTLYNHFDSKQQLMECVMDSFLKRRIDKIRLDASKAASPIAALVVIGRNVSTLLRDFSSHPAIKGAMIDAAAAQRITDERRGEILDLVVHLFTKGIRTGVFESDIDAALASKLYLSSIEMFSHRHEANAEGLLAGSRLNKVMYYMLKGNCSSIGLGGLREVLDLRVVAC; this comes from the coding sequence ATGAGGTCTAAAAAGCTTTACTATATAGATTTAGTCTCGAAGGTAATTCTCGATTCTACAAGCGTTAATCTTAAGGTTGAAGAAATTGCAGCTTCGATTGGCGTTTCCAAGAAGACGCTTTACAACCATTTCGACAGCAAGCAGCAGCTAATGGAGTGCGTTATGGATAGCTTCCTGAAGCGCCGCATTGATAAAATTCGCTTGGATGCATCGAAAGCTGCAAGCCCAATAGCTGCGCTGGTGGTAATTGGGCGAAATGTAAGCACCCTACTTCGCGATTTCTCGAGTCATCCTGCTATTAAGGGAGCGATGATTGATGCTGCTGCGGCGCAGCGCATCACGGACGAGCGCCGTGGGGAAATCCTCGATCTGGTTGTTCATCTTTTTACGAAGGGAATTCGTACTGGCGTCTTCGAGTCTGATATTGATGCCGCTTTGGCAAGCAAGCTCTACCTTTCGAGCATAGAGATGTTCTCGCATAGGCATGAAGCTAACGCGGAAGGTCTTCTTGCCGGAAGCCGGCTTAATAAGGTGATGTACTACATGCTAAAGGGAAACTGCTCGTCAATCGGGTTAGGAGGCTTACGCGAAGTCCTCGATCTTCGAGTCGTTGCCTGTTAG
- a CDS encoding ABC transporter permease, giving the protein MRTVLFILQKEFRQIFRNRSMLPIIFILPVVQLLVLIHAVTFDVTSLNLVVVDNSRSSDSRELVNKFVGSSFFLLKDYPQSSQQAMDLINSGKADLALIIPERFSLNQVRDGKVDVQLLVNAINTTQATLANAYANSIIGDFNRTKLPPGAIDNVYAADVRPQFWFNPTLDFKIYMFPGILVILVTAIGLFLSGMNLVREKEIGTIEQLNVTPIKKWQFIVGKVLPFLIIGLFEIGLGVLLGRIAFGIPFVGSVGTLLLTTITYLLVVIALGTLISNQSSTQQQSMFVSWFFMMLFLMMSGLFNIVESMPQWAIWINKLNPISYFILIIRMVMLKGATLSDIAVPLGSLAVYAVVAMTLAIALYQKKTA; this is encoded by the coding sequence ATGCGAACCGTTCTATTTATACTTCAGAAAGAGTTTAGGCAGATATTCCGAAACAGGAGTATGCTTCCCATTATATTTATTTTACCAGTGGTTCAGCTGCTGGTACTAATCCACGCGGTTACCTTCGATGTGACGTCGTTGAATTTAGTGGTGGTGGATAACAGTAGAAGTTCCGACTCGCGCGAATTGGTAAATAAGTTCGTCGGATCATCCTTCTTCCTGCTGAAGGATTATCCGCAGAGCAGCCAACAGGCAATGGACCTCATCAATAGCGGTAAGGCGGACTTGGCGCTGATTATCCCCGAAAGGTTTAGCCTAAACCAGGTGAGGGATGGAAAGGTGGACGTGCAGCTGCTGGTTAACGCCATCAACACTACGCAGGCAACGCTGGCAAATGCTTACGCGAACTCGATTATCGGCGATTTCAACCGCACCAAGCTACCTCCGGGCGCCATCGATAACGTTTACGCCGCCGACGTTCGTCCGCAGTTCTGGTTTAATCCAACGCTCGACTTCAAGATTTACATGTTCCCCGGAATCCTGGTGATACTGGTTACCGCCATTGGGCTTTTCCTTTCGGGGATGAACCTGGTGCGCGAGAAGGAGATCGGTACCATCGAGCAGCTAAACGTTACGCCCATCAAGAAATGGCAATTCATTGTGGGGAAGGTGCTGCCGTTCCTCATCATTGGGCTTTTCGAGATAGGTTTGGGTGTTCTCCTAGGAAGGATTGCTTTCGGAATTCCGTTCGTAGGCTCTGTGGGGACGCTTTTGTTAACCACCATCACCTACCTTCTTGTGGTGATTGCGCTCGGAACGCTAATCTCCAACCAATCGAGCACTCAGCAGCAGTCGATGTTCGTTAGCTGGTTCTTCATGATGCTTTTCCTGATGATGAGCGGGCTTTTCAACATCGTCGAGAGCATGCCGCAGTGGGCAATATGGATTAACAAGCTCAACCCGATCTCCTACTTCATCCTGATTATTCGAATGGTGATGCTGAAGGGGGCTACGCTTTCGGACATTGCCGTTCCGCTGGGCTCGTTGGCTGTTTACGCCGTTGTTGCTATGACGTTAGCCATCGCCCTATACCAAAAGAAAACAGCTTAA